Proteins from a single region of Trichoderma asperellum chromosome 3, complete sequence:
- the UBC11 gene encoding Ubiquitin-conjugating enzyme E2 11 → MDYTEDNQNAAPGSVQASKLNAARKGPDSQSVTKRLQTELMTLMTSPAPGISAFPSADGNLMSWTATIEGPEDTPYSGLTFKLSFAFPSNYPYAPPTVLFKTPIYHPNVDFSGRICLDILKDKWTAAYNIQTVLLSLQSLLGEPNNASPLNGEAAELWDKDPEEFKKKVLGRHRDIEEE, encoded by the exons ATGGATTACACCGAGGATAACCAGAACGCCGCCCCCGGCAGTGTCCAGGCCTCCAAGCTCAATGCCGCTCGCAAGGGCCCAGACTCTCAGAGCGTCACCAAAAG ACTCCAGACCGAATTGATGACCCTGATGACCTCGCCAGCGCCCGGAATCTCCGCGTTTCCCTCTGCTGATGGCAACCTCATGTCTTGGACCGCCACCATCGAGGGCCCCGAAGATACGCCATATTCTGGCCTCACGTTTAAGCTGAGCTTCGCGTTCCCTTCCAACTATCCTTATGCTCCACCTACCGTCCTGTTCAAGACGCCCATCTACCACCCCAACGTCGATTTCTCCGGCCGCATCTGCCTCGACATTCTCAAGGACAAGTGGACCGCCGCCTACAACATTCAGACCGTCCTATTGAGCTTGCAAAGCTTACTCGGCGAACCCAACAA TGCATCTCCATTGAACGGCGAGGCCGCAGAGCTGTGGGATAAGGACCCCGAAGAGTTTAAGAAGAAGGTTTTGGGGCGACACCGCGACATTGAGGAGGAGTGA
- a CDS encoding uncharacterized protein (EggNog:ENOG41~TransMembrane:8 (n9-20c24/25o55-77i84-104o124-146i166-185o197-217i237-255o289-307i319-344o)~SECRETED:SignalP(1-24)), whose amino-acid sequence MALSRWLYALPILLPAAVMLRAWAMQAPVGPFIDETYSRGRYVLQDGTSVPISRAVFGIPILDRAISPLAIIFSPLVFYDDPRLWWQCIVFLTDAASISAILMLESLRNANKGTLFQASFFLPTFLGQFVTLGCVSPVFVYLFYALSPLKKYSTASARQIDWAGTVAVLPSLIVAFFLPLGISLFHHDLEVKHLANWYWQIFPITGCILLFALSNVIKPFVANRQIEAAQQRSKTSLKFLGGVMATLSAASYWFMLLSSPLAVSEVFIPSYFIELPEDSLTATFTLLQYDYILTSAAVLLWLVYSFGDLKNAGVCQLSWARILLSSIAIGCTGGPGVLILVGWLTRENMLAKVEHAKIG is encoded by the exons ATGGCACTAAGCCGATGGCTTTACGCGCTGCCCATTCTGCTGCCCGCAGCAGTGATGCTGCGAGCTTGGGCTATGCAAGCTCCCGTGGGCCCCTTCATCGACGAGACCTACAGCCGCGGACGATATGTTCTCCAAGATGGAACCAGCGTCCCTATCTCGAGGGCCGTGTTTGGAATCCCCATTCTTGACCGTGCCATTTCTCCGCTCGCCATCATATTCAGCCCATTGGTTTTCTATGACGACCCCAGACTGTGGTGGCAGTGCATCGTTTTCTTGACAGATGCTGCTTCTATTTCGGCCATTCTTATGCTTGAGTCACTCAGAAATGCCAACAAGGGGACTTTGTTCCAAGC ATCATTCTTTTTGCCTACTTTCTTGGGCCAGTTTGTGACTCTGGGATGTGTTTCACCGGTTTTCGTTTACCTCTTCTACGCATTATCTCCGCTGAAAAAATATTCCACGGCCAGTGCTCGACAGATTGACTGGGCTGGCACGGTTGCTGTTCTGCCATCACTCATTGTAgcattctttcttcctcttggcatctctctcttccatcatgaTCTTGAGGTAAAGCACTTGGCAAATTGGTATTGGCAGATTTTCCCAATTACGGGTTGCATACTGCTCTTTGCGCTATCAAACGTGATTAAGCCGTTTGTTGCCAATCGCCAAATCGAAGCCGCCCAGCAACGCAGCAAGACGAGCTTGAAATTCCTAGGAGGAGTTATGGCAACGCTAAGTGCGGCCTCTTACTGGTTCatgcttctctcttctcctcttgctgTATCAGAAGTGTTCATCCCGAGTTATTTTATTGAGCTCCCTGAAGATTCGTTGACAGCAACTTTTACTCTCTTGCAATATGACTATATCCTCACTTCCGCGGCAGTATTGCTTTGGTTGGTATATAGTTTTGGAGATCTTAAAAATGCTGGCGTCTGTCAACTATCCTGGGCTCGAATCTTGCTTTCTTCCATTGCTATTGGCTGCACTGGTGGTCCTGGAGTTCTGATCTTGGTTGGATGGTTGACAAGAGAAAACATGTTGGCAAAAGTAGAGCACGCAAAGATTGGCTAA
- a CDS encoding uncharacterized protein (EggNog:ENOG41~BUSCO:EOG092D3A58~TransMembrane:3 (o252-275i282-302o337-358i)) — MADSRETTASTTPQPDMTRNRLPTLFEVLSRRTLPPVDLFSFYIYMRDQQRSVDYLDFWLDVSQHMSLCRHYVRELRRSVLIATPDLEKTSKRSSQIMELGDLESRAAGPSGYPTEKERDHDAHMSAFLREDQSHESPQTQSGSNHTKPSPPFSLSHDATDSNSPAHTVARQDIRASAEKILYTFLMPGAEREITLPGSITQDVTANIEEYGRDDPEVFDVAKDYVFQAMERDAFPGFLRMKALGNLIPPTLVMRLIIGLVAMFGAFWTSFILIFLDKSRALRCWLILPFTIGVYFLASYQYSLDPILALIGFSEYTPFNFSRIREPYVRRLLAKRAMMVLAVTLLIDAGLCVLFILVPGKRL, encoded by the exons ATGGCAGACAGTCGAGAAACCACGGCGTCAACCACGCCTCAGCCCGACATGACGCGCAACAGATTGCCGACCCTTTTCGAGGTTTTGAGCCGTCGCACCCTTCCTCCTGTTGATCTTTTCTcgttctatatttatatgcGAGACCAGCAGCGATCTGTTGACTATCTGGACTTTTG GCTGGATGTCTCACAACACATGTCGCTTTGTCGCCATTACGTCCGTGAACTTCGAAGATCAGTTCTTATAGCGACTCCGGACCTAGAGAAGACATCAAAGCGATCGTCTCAAATAATGGAGCTTGGCGACCTTGAGTCTCGTGCGGCTGGTCCATCGGGGTACCCAactgaaaaggaaagagatcACGACGCCCATATGTCGGCCTTCTTGCGCGAAGATCAGAGCCATGAGTCTCCCCAGACGCAGAGCGGCTCGAATCACACGAAGCCCAGCCCTCCATTCAGTCTATCTCACGATGCGACGGATTCAAACTCTCCGGCTCATACGGTTGCTCGACAGGATATTAGGGCCTCTGCCGAGAAAATTCTCTATACATTCTTGATGCCTGGAGCTGAGAGAGAAATTACTCTGCCCGGATCGATCACCCAGGACGTCACGGCTAACATTGAAGAGTACGGTCGAGATGATCCGGAAGTCTTTGATGTAGCCAAGGACTACGTATTCCAGGCGATGGAACGAGATGCGTTTCCCGGTTTCTTGCGAATGAAGGCATTGGGCAATCTTATTCCCCCGACGCTTGTTATGCGTCTCATCATTGGACTTGTCGCCATGTTTGGAGCGTTTTGGACTTCGTTTATCCTTATCTTTCTTGATAAATCTAGAGCACTTCGATGCTGG CTCATTCTTCCATTCACTATTGGCGTTTATTTCCTTGCGTCATATCAATACTCCCTAGACCCTATCTTGGCACTCATCGGATTCAGCGAGTACACGCCCTTTAACTTCTCGCGCATTAGAGAACCCTATGTTCGCCGCCTCCTTGCGAAGCGAGCTATGATGGTACTGGCTGTGACTCTCCTGATTGATGCTGGACTGTGTGTTCTGTTCATTCTTGTCCCGGGCAAGAGACTCTAA
- the RPL31 gene encoding 60S ribosomal protein eL31 (BUSCO:EOG092D4M0K) has product MSSKKPTQRSAIADVVAREYTIHMHKRLHGVTFKKRAPRAIKEIKAFATKAMGTSDVRIDPSLNKKVWEQGVKGVAYRIRVRISRRRNDEEGAKEKLYSYVQAVNVKNPKGLATEVVEE; this is encoded by the exons ATGTCGTCAAAGAAGCCTACTCAGCGCTCCGCCATTGCGGACGTGGTTGCCCGCGAGTACACCATCCACATGCACAAGAGA CTGCATGGTGTTACCTTCAAGAAGAGGGCTCCCCGTGCCATCAAGGAGATCAAGGCTTTCGCCACCAAGGCCATG GGTACCTCTGACGTCCGGATCGACCCCTCCCTCAACAAGAAGGTTTGGGAGCAGGGTGTTAAGGGTGTTGCCTACAGAATCCGAGTCCGAATCTCCCGACGACGAAACGACGAGGAGGGTGCCAAGGAGAAGTTGTACAGCTACGTTCAGGCAGTCAATGTCAAGAACCCCAAGGGCCTTGCGACTGAGGTCGTTGAGGAGTAA
- a CDS encoding uncharacterized protein (BUSCO:EOG092D08R4~TransMembrane:8 (i378-400o406-432i453-476o482-502i669-691o711-733i1066-1085o1091-1114i)), whose amino-acid sequence MAPAYIKVPGRDIDEDAGLAPKSAHMATTTLRVGGMTCGSCTSAVEGGFKNVKGVGNVSVSLVMERAVVTHDAQIVSAEKVRTIIEDTGFDAEVVSTDLLTPVVPRFSDKVTESEDDGVVTTTVAIEGMTCGACTSAVEGGFKDVPGVKTFSISLLSERAVIEHDPKLLSAEKIAEIIEDRGFGAEIVESKASARDEDPANTVATTTVAVEGMTCGACTSAVEGGFKGVEGVLKFNISLLAERAVITHDIAKLSADKIAEIIEDCGFDATVLSTTFDANDHNGTSTTSQFKVYGSPDAAAAKALEEKLRALPGVQSASLSLSTDRLSVTHTPAVTGLRAIVEEVEAAGFNALVADSQDNNAQLESLAKTKEITEWKNTFRICVAVAVPVMFISMILPMAFPSLDFGVIQIISGLYLGDLVCMIAITPIQFGVGKRFYIAAYKSLKHRAPTMDVLVALGSSCAYFFSVIAMIISIVLPPHTRPGVFFETSGMLFTFISLGRFLENRAKGQTSKALSRLMSLAPSMATIYADPIAVEKASESWAKSADESTDTMAQRSDEANASVYEERSIPTDLLQAGDIVVIRPGDKIPADGVLVRGETYVDESMVTGEAMPVQKRLGSNLIGGTVNGNGRVDFRVTRAGRDTQLSQIVKLVQDAQTTRAPIQKLADTLAGYFVPLILALSLLTLLVWLILSHALPHPPMIFTKDNSGGKVMVCVKICISVIVIACPCALGLATPTAVMVGTGVGAENGILIKGGAALETTTKITQVVFDKTGTITRGKMSVAKMELVSGWKGDSLRKRLWWSAVGLAEMGSEHPIGRAILAAAKEGLGILDTESAIPGSVVDFKLTVGGGINALVEPALSAERTRYRVLAGNVKFLEGNGVEVPQSAIDAADQTNSSAKGKGKGSPSENVSAGTTNIFIAIDGKYTGHLCLSDIIKDGALWAISVLHRMGVKTAMVTGDQRPTALAVAAVVGISPENVFAGVKPEQKQAIIQQIQEQGEVVAMVGDGINDSPALATADVGIAMSSGTDVAMEAADIVLMRPDDLLCVPSAMHLTRHIFRRIKLNLAWACLYNIIGIPLAMGFFLPLGVHLHPMVAAGAMACSSVSVVLSSLMLKYWKRPQWFEENSLDASGNSKLQWRSGSGIVGWAREMFGRVRGTKRGEGYVALEDLEA is encoded by the exons atGGCTCCAGCATACATCAAGGTCCCCGGGCGGGATATCGATGAAGATGCGGGCCTTGCGCCCAAGAGTGCGCACATGGCAACGACCACTCTGCGCGTTGGCGGCATGAC ATGCGGATCATGTACGTCAGCCGTCGAAGGTGGTTTCAAGAACGTCAAGGGTGTCGGCAACGTCTCTGTCAGCCTTGTCATGGAGCGCGCCGTCGTCACGCACGATGCGCAGATTGTCAGCGCCGAAAAAGTCAGAACGATTATCGAGGATACCGGATTCGACGCCGAAGTTGTTTCCACAGACCTCTTGACCCCAGTTGTTCCTCGGTTTTCGGACAAGGTGACCGAGAGTGAAGACGACGGAGTAGTAACGACAACAGTCGCGATTGAGGGCATGACATGTGGCGCCTGTACCTCTGCCGTCGAGGGCGGTTTCAAGGATGTTCCTGGCGTCAAGACCTTCAGTATATCGCTCCTCTCCGAACGGGCCGTTATCGAACACGACCCGAAGCTTCTGTCAGCCGAAAAAATTGCTGAAATTATCGAAGACCGAGGCTTTGGGGCCGAAATTGTTGAGAGCAAAGCCAGCGCCAGGGACGAGGATCCGGCAAATACCGTTGCCACTACGACTGTAGCCGTCGAGGGAATGACATGCGGTGCCTGCACTTCTGCTGTCGAGGGAGGCTTCAAGGGAGTTGAAGGCGTCTTAAAATTCAATATCAGTCTTCTAGCCGAGCGTGCAGTCATTACTCATGACATCGCGAAGCTCTCTGCTGATAAGATCGCCGAAATTATTGAAGACTGCGGATTCGATGCTACAGTATTGTCTACCACTTTTGACGCCAACGACCACAATGGCACATCAACCACCTCACAGTTCAAGGTCTATGGTAGTCcagatgctgccgctgcaaAGGCTCTCGAGGAAAAGCTGCGAGCTCTTCCTGGTGTTCAGTCTGCTTCACTTAGTCTCTCTACGGATCGCCTTTCTGTCACACATACGCCTGCCGTCACCGGCCTTCGCGCAATTGTTGAGGAGGTAGAAGCAGCGGGCTTTAATGCCCTGGTGGCGGATAGCCAGGACAACAACGCACAGCTCGAGTCGCTTgccaaaacaaaagagattACAGAATGGAAAAACACCTTCAGGATCTGTGTCGCAGTGGCTGTCCCCGTCATGTTCATCAGCATGATCCTGCCAATGGCTTTCCCGAGCCTAGATTTCGGTGTCATACAGATCATCTCTGGTCTCTATCTCGGCGATCTCGTCTGCATGATTGCCATCACACCAATTCAATTTGGTGTCGGAAAACGATTTTACATTGCAGCCTACAAATCACTCAAGCACCGCGCACCCACTATGGATGTCCTTGTGGCTCTTGGCAGTTCATGCGCCTACTTCTTCAGCGTTATTGCCATGATCATTTCCATAGTCCTACCACCACACACTCGACCAGGTGTGTTTTTTGAGACTAGCGGCATGCTTTTCACTTTCATTTCTCTCGGTCGCTTCCTCGAGAACCGCGCCAAAGGTCAAACTTCAAAGGCTCTGTCTCGCCTCATGTCTCTCGCTCCGTCCATGGCAACCATTTATGCCGATCCCATTGCCGTAGAGAAGGCGTCAGAATCATGGGCCAAATCTGCTGATGAGTCTACCGACACCATGGCCCAGCGTTCAGATGAGGCAAATGCTTCAGTATACGAGGAAAGAAGCATCCCGACCGATCTGCTTCAGGCTGGAGATATCGTCGTTATTCGACCTGGTGATAAAATCCCGGCCGACGGTGTCCTTGTCAGGGGCGAAACCTATGTCGATGAGAGCATGGTCACCGGAGAGGCCATGCCTGTGCAGAAACGCTTAGGGTCCAACTTGATCGGTGGCACGgtcaacggcaacggcagGGTGGATTTCCGTGTCACTCGAGCCGGTCGCGACACCCAACTCAGCCAAATTGTGAAGCTCGTTCAGGACGCCCAGACCACGAGGGCCCCTATCCAGAAGTTGGCCGACACTTTGGCTGGCTACTTTGTTCCTTTGATCTTGGCTCTTAGTTTACTCACTCTCCTTGTATGGTTGATTCTCAGCCACGCCCTCCCCCACCCGCCCATGATCTTCACGAAAGATAACAGCGGAGGCAAGGTCATGGTATGCGTCAAGATCTGTATCTCTGTCATTGTAATTGCATGCCCTTGTGCCCTTGGCTTAGCGACACCAACTGCTGTCATGGTCGGAACGGGTGTGGGAGCTGAGAATGGCATCCTCATCAAGGGCGGAGCCGCACTGGAGACAACCACCAAAATTACCCAAGTCGTATTCGACAAAACTGGCACAATCACGCGCGGAAAGATGAGCGTTGCCAAGATGGAGTTGGTTTCCGGTTGGAAGGGTGACTCGCTACGAAAGAGACTCTGGTGGTCAGCTGTTGGTCTTGCTGAGATGGGCAGCGAACACCCGATTGGCAGAGCCATCTTGGCTGCCGCTAAAGAAGGGCTCGGAATTCTTGATACTGAGAGTGCCATTCCCGGCAGCGTTGTTGACTTCAAGCTTACTGTCGGTGGAGGAATCAATGCCCTCGTTGAGCCAGCGTTGTCTGCTGAACGAACTCGCTACAGGGTTCTGGCCGGAAATGTCAAGTTCCTTGAAGGCAATGGTGTCGAGGTTCCTCAAAGTGCCATTGATGCCGCGGATCAAACCAACTCCTCAGcaaagggcaagggcaagggctCGCCATCGGAAAATGTAAGCGCAGGAACGACCAATATCTTCATTGCCATTGATGGAAAATATACTGGCCACCTCTGCCTTTCGGATATCATCAAGGATGGTGCGCTCTGGGCCATCTCCGTGCTGCACCGCATGGGTGTCAAGACAGCCATGGTTACCGGAGACCAGCGGCCTACGGCCTTGGCCGTTGCGGCCGTTGTCGGCATCTCTCCTGAGAACGTATTCGCCGGTGTCAAGCCCGAACAGAAGCAAGCCATCATCCAACAGATCCAAGAGCAGGGTGAAGTTGTTGCCATGGTAGGAGACGGCATCAACGACTCCCCGGCCCTGGCTACGGCCGACGTAGGTATTGCCATGTCCAGCGGAACAGATGTCGCCATGGAGGCCGCAGACATCGTCCTGATGCGCCCCGACGATTTGCTATGCGTCCCGTCTGCCATGCATCTCACCCGACACATCTTCCGCCGCATTAAGCTGAACCTGGCATGGGCCTGCCTGTACAACATCATCGGCATCCCCCTCGCCATGGGCTTCTTCCTACCCCTCGGCGTTCACCTACACCCTATGGTGGCAGCAGGCGCCAtggcctgcagcagcgtcagcGTTGTGCTGAGCAGCCTGATGCTCAAGTACTGGAAGCGCCCCCAGTGGTTCGAGGAGAACTCGCTCGACGCCTCTGGCAACAGCAAGCTGCAGTGGAGGAGCGGCTCCGGCATTGTTGGCTGGGCGAGGGAGATGTTTGGCCGTGTTCGTGGCACGAAGCGCGGCGAGGGATACGTTGCCCTGGAGGATCTCGAGGCTTAA
- the RPS2 gene encoding 40S ribosomal protein uS5 (BUSCO:EOG092D3NPG) has translation MADRGGARGGGFASRGGDRGRGGDRGRGRGRGRGRRGGKSEEKEWQPVTKLGRLVKAGKITSMEEIYLHSLPIKEYQIVDQFLPKLKDEVMKIKPVQKQTRAGQRTRFKAIVIIGDSEGHVGLGIKTSKEVATAIRAAIIIAKLSVIPVRRGYWGTNLGQPHSLPCKESGKCGSVTVRLIPAPRGTGIVASPAVKRFLQLAGVEDAYSSSAGSTKTLENTLKATFTAVSNTYGFLTPNLWKETKLIRSPLEEFSDTLREGKRY, from the exons ATGGCTGATCGCGGCGGTGCTCGTGGCGGTGGTTTCGCTTCCCGCGGTGGTGACCGTGGTCGTGGTGGTGATCGTGGCCGTGGtcgtggccgtggccgtggtCGCCGTGGCGGCAAGAGCGAGGAGAAGGAGTGGCAGCCCGTCACCAAGCTGGGCCGTCTTGTCAAGGCTGGCAAGATCACCAGCATGGAGGAGATCTACCTGCACTCCCTGCCCATCAAGGAGTACCAGATTGTCGACCAGTTCCTCCCCAAGCTGAAGGATGAGGTCATGAAG ATCAAGCCCGTCCAGAAGCAGACCCGTGCCGGTCAGCGAACCCGATTCAaggccatcgtcatcattgGTGACTCCGAGGGCCACGTCGGTCTCGGAATCAAGACCTCCAAGGAAGTCGCCACTGCCATCCGtgccgccatcatcatcgccaagctGAGCGTCATCCCCGTCCGAAGAGGTTACTGGGGTACCAACCTTGGTCAGCCTCACTCCCTGCCCTGCAAGGAGTCTGGCAAGTGCGGTTCCGTCACTGTCCGA CTTATCCCTGCCCCCCGTGGTACCGGCATTGTCGCCTCCCCCGCTGTCAAGCGATTCCTCCAGCTCGCTGGTGTCGAGGATGCCTACAGTTCATCCGCCGGTTCCACCAAGACCCTCGAGAACACCCTCAAGGCCACCTTCACCGCCGTTTCCAACACCTACGGCTTCCTGACCCCCAACCTGTGGAAGGAGACCAAGCTGATCAGATCCCCTCTGGAGGAGTTCTCCGACACCCTGAGGGAAGGAAAGCGATACTAA